CGTCACTGCCTGGGGAATAGAAGGAATACAGCAAATTAGAAATGCTACCGAAAAACCTCTGGTTGCAATAGGCAGTATAAAAGCATCAAATACAAGAGAGATAATTGAAGCTGGTGCAGATTGTGTGGCTGTTGTTTCGGCAATATGTGGTGCAGATAATCCTCAAAAAGCAGCTTCTTTAATACGTAATGAAATTGAAAAGGCATCAACATATAAACGCAACTTAAGCTAGCTCATGAAAAATTATACATATCCTTCTGTCATGAGTATTGCAGGTTTTGACGGCAGTGGTGGCGCGGGACTTCAAGCAGATTTAAAAACAATTTCTGCTCTGGGGTGTTATGCTACTACGGTATTAACAGCACTACCCGTTCAAAACACAACCGGAGTAAAGTCAATTTTCTCAATTCCTGTATCTGTAGTTGATGAGCAATTAGCTTCTATTTTTGATGATATATTACCTTCCGCAGTAAAAATAGGAATGGTACATACCCCGCAACTGGTAGAAACTATTGCAAGATACCTCAACCAGCATCCTAGCATACCTATAGTTTTTGACCCCGTTATGGTAGCTACCAGTGGTCATAAATTGATTGAAGAAGCAACAATAAAAAGTCTTGTTACTCATTTGTTTCCAATCGCTTCAATCATTACACCTAATATGGATGAGGCTGCGTTGTTAGCCAAAATGGACGTGAAAAATCTCGACGATATGTATGTTGCTGGTCAAAAAATTTTACAACTAGGATGCAAATCGGTTTTATTAAAAGGTGGACATTTAAATGAAAGCACCCTCACTTCACTCTACTTTAAAGAAGACGGAAGCGTTTTAGAATATTCCTTTGAGCGTTATGAAACCCGAAATATGCACGGATCTGGTTGTACGCTTTCTTCGGCGATTGCTTCGTATATCGCACAAGGCAAAACCTTAGAGCGTGCAGTACAATTAGGACAGGACTATGTGCATAAAGCAATCTATCACGCAAAAGATGTGGTGATAGGTAACGGTAACGGACCATTAAATCACTTTTTTGATCCTCAAAAACTTATAAAAAATGAAATGGAGTAATATTAGCTGGGAACGTATTCGACCTATATACGACACGATAATTAAAATGCCATTCATCAATCAATTAGCAGATGGATCGCTACCTCTTGAGCAGTTCCAATTTTATATTCAACAAGATTCAATTTATTTAGAAAATTTTGGGAGAGCACTGGCATTAATCGCAGCGCGTTGTCACGACGTGCAGGATATTCTTGCTTATACTCGCTTTGCTGAAGGAGCTATTGTAGTTGAAAATGCTTTACACGAATCCTTTTTTAATGATTTTAAAATCACCAAGTCACAGCAAATAAGCCCTGCCTGCCATCACTATATTCACTTTTTAAAAAGTACAGCCGCACTAGATCAGGTTGAAGTTGCAATGGCAGCGGTATTACCGTGCTTTTGGATTTATAAAGAAGTAGGTGATTTTATTTATGCTAATCAAACCTCAAAAAACAATCCTTATCAAAAATGGATTGATACTTATGCCGGTGAAGAATTTGGATTGCTGGTAGATCAAGCAATTGCCATATGCGATAGGGTAGCACAAAACTGTAGTCAAAGTCAACTTGAAAAAATGCACAATGCCTTTTACACGGGTTGTCAACTTGAATTTATGTTTTGGGATAGTGCTTCTAAACTGAATAGCTGGGAGGTCTAATTGTTAAAATTCAATTAAATAAAATAAATTTTGTCACGCGGGCATAAACCTATCGTCATTAAGATAAGTAAGTAAGATTGACAAAATGTTTTCTTTATATTTATTTGGATTAGCCGCCTTTAATATCGAAATCAATAAGCGTTAATTATATATTTCAAAATCCCTTAGATTATTCTAAGGGATTTTTTTTTGCTCATAGACGTAGTCAAATTAACCGAATCAAAAGTTAATGAGATAGGTTTACATTTCTCAAACTACTACAAAACGAGCTTAAGTCTAAGCCGTGAACTTTTGGATTTTCAAATCTGCCAATTGGATAAAAGAAACTTTTCTAAATAGATATAAAATATTCAAAATGTGTAAATCCCGCTTCTGGTTTTTAACAAATATTTAATAAACATTGCTAAAACCCTAACTATCAATACTCCGTACATATTGAGTATCCTAACGGATGTAACTCTTAATTAATCCAAAATACTCAATATTATGAAACACATTTTTACCAAAATTAGTATGCTTTCACTGGCTCTTTTGAGTCTAAGTAGTTGCGACAATGATGACTATTCTGAAGATCCTATTGCAATTGCAACTTGTGATGATGGGATAATGAACGGTACAGAAACAGGTATCGATTGTGGGGGATCTTGTGCGCCTTGTGCAGTTCCTGTAACTCCGGGAAGACGTTCTGAGCTTTACGTTACAAACACAAACGCTTCAAATCCTTCAATTTTCAAATACAGTATTTCTGGAGATTCACTAGTAACTTTTACTACAAATTCTACAGTAACCGAAGGGATTTATTACAA
The sequence above is a segment of the Leeuwenhoekiella sp. MAR_2009_132 genome. Coding sequences within it:
- the tenA gene encoding thiaminase II, whose product is MKWSNISWERIRPIYDTIIKMPFINQLADGSLPLEQFQFYIQQDSIYLENFGRALALIAARCHDVQDILAYTRFAEGAIVVENALHESFFNDFKITKSQQISPACHHYIHFLKSTAALDQVEVAMAAVLPCFWIYKEVGDFIYANQTSKNNPYQKWIDTYAGEEFGLLVDQAIAICDRVAQNCSQSQLEKMHNAFYTGCQLEFMFWDSASKLNSWEV
- the thiD gene encoding bifunctional hydroxymethylpyrimidine kinase/phosphomethylpyrimidine kinase, giving the protein MKNYTYPSVMSIAGFDGSGGAGLQADLKTISALGCYATTVLTALPVQNTTGVKSIFSIPVSVVDEQLASIFDDILPSAVKIGMVHTPQLVETIARYLNQHPSIPIVFDPVMVATSGHKLIEEATIKSLVTHLFPIASIITPNMDEAALLAKMDVKNLDDMYVAGQKILQLGCKSVLLKGGHLNESTLTSLYFKEDGSVLEYSFERYETRNMHGSGCTLSSAIASYIAQGKTLERAVQLGQDYVHKAIYHAKDVVIGNGNGPLNHFFDPQKLIKNEME